One Ictalurus punctatus breed USDA103 chromosome 21, Coco_2.0, whole genome shotgun sequence genomic window carries:
- the gpd1b gene encoding glycerol-3-phosphate dehydrogenase 1b — MAPKKVCLIGSGNWGSAIAKIVGSNTAKYATFEDTVNMWVFEEMVNGRKLTEIINTEHENVKYLPGHKLPPNVVAVPDLLEAVKGADVLIFVIPHQFVKRTCDTIKGHIKTDAVGMSLIKGVDEGPDGLKLISDVIKEKLGITMTVLMGANLANEVAEGKFCETTIGCKSKEHGPLLKELMQTTNFRVTVVEESDVVEICGALKNIVAVGAGFCDGLGFGDNTKAAVIRLGLMEMIAFARLFCTASSVSPATFLESCGVADLITTCYGGRNRKIGEAFAKTGKSIEELEKEMLNGQKLQGPATAAEVNHILKHKNMVDKFPLFNAVYQICFQGHPVKEFINCLQNHPEHM, encoded by the exons GGGATCTGCCATTGCCAAGATCGTGGGCAGCAACACTGCGAAGTATGCTACGTTTGAGGACACGGTGAACATGTGGGTGTTTGAAGAAATGGTGAACGGACGCAAACTCACGGAaattatcaacactgagcaTGAGAATGTCAAATACCTGCCAGGACACAAGCTGCCCCCTAACGTG GTGGCTGTTCCAGATCTGTTAGAAGCTGTGAAAGGGGCGGATGTTCTTATATTTGTAATCCCGCACCAGTTTGTAAAGAGAACTTGCGACACGATCAAAGGTCACATCAAGACAGATGCGGTGGGAATGTCCCTGATCAAG GGTGTTGATGAGGGTCCAGATGGGCTGAAACTCATTTCTGATGTTATCAAGGAGAAGCTGGGTATCACTATGACTGTGCTGATGGGAGCTAACCTGGCCAATGAGGTGGCTGAGGGCAAATTCTGTGAGACCACAATCG GCTGTAAAAGCAAAGAACATGGGCCACTGCTGAAGGAACTCATGCAGACAACGAACTTCCGGGTCACTGTCGTGGAAGAGTCGGATGTTGTAGAGATTTGTGGAGCTTTGAAG AACATTGTGGCAGTCGGTGCAGGTTTCTGCGACGGCCTTGGCTTCGGTGATAACACCAAGGCGGCAGTAATCCGTTTGGGTCTGATGGAGATGATTGCGTTTGCACGGCTCTTCTGCACGGCCAGTTCTGTTTCCCCTGCCACCTTCCTGGAGAGCTGCGGCGTCGCTGACCTCATCACCACCTGCTATGGAGGACGCAACCGTAAAATCGGTGAGGCTTTCGCCAAAACCGGCAAG TCAATTGAAGAGCTGGAGAAAGAGATGCTAAATGGGCAGAAGCTTCAGGGTCCAGCCACTGCAGCTGAAGTGAACCACATTCTCAAGCACAAAAACATGGTGGACAA ATTTCCTCTGTTCAACGCAGTGTATCAGATCTGCTTCCAGGGCCATCCAGTAAAAGAGTTCATCAACTGCCTACAGAATCACCCAGAACACATGTAA